The following coding sequences are from one Ammospiza nelsoni isolate bAmmNel1 chromosome 5, bAmmNel1.pri, whole genome shotgun sequence window:
- the MB gene encoding myoglobin: protein MGLSDQEWQQVLTVWGKVESDLAGHGHQILMRLFQDHPETLDRFEKFKGLKTPDAMKGSEDLKKHGVTVLTQLGKILKAKGNHEAELKPLAQTHATKHKIPVKYLEFISEVIIKVLAEKHAADFGADAQAAMKKALELFRNDMASKYKEFGFQG from the exons ATGGGGCTCAGTGACCAGGAATGGCAGCAAGTCCTGACAGTCTGGGGAAAGGTGGAGTCCGACCTCGCTGGCCACGGCCATCAAATTTTAATGAG ACTCTTTCAGGATCATCCTGAGACCCTTGATCGCTTTGAAAAGTTCAAAGGCCTGAAGACCCCTGATGCGATGAAGGGCTCTGAAGATCTGAAGAAACATGGAGTTACTGTTCTTACCCAACTGGGCAAAATCCTGAAGGCAAAGGGTAATCACGAGGCCGAGTTGAAGCCCCTGGCTCAGACCCATGCAACCAAGCACAAAATCCCTGTCAAATATCTGGAG TTCATTTCTGAAGTCATTATCAAGGTCCTTGCTGAAAAACACGCTGCAGACTTTGGGGCTGATGCCCAGGCTGCAATGAagaaggctctggagctgtTCCGAAATGATATGGCCAGCAAGTACAAGGAGTTCGGTTTCCAGGGTTAG